From the genome of Methanobrevibacter smithii ATCC 35061, one region includes:
- the polC gene encoding DNA polymerase II large subunit → MEINMDYFDRLEADTKALYEIANEARSKGLDVETKSEVPLAKDLAERVEGLVGPEGVAKRIKELEQDITREEVAFEIAAEIASGKFELTKEKANYNEEQRCDQGLRTALAILTEGVVAAPLEGISQVKIKENFDSTKYIAVYFAGPIRSAGGTAAALAVLLGDKIKEAIGIDDFKPIDDEIERYVEEVELYESEVTNLQYSPTPEEVRFAANHIPVEVTGEQTDQVEVSHRDLERVETNNIRGGALLAMVEGVIQKSKKILKISKKLKLDSWGWLSEYSKPKSDDKKSDDDSTDLVTEPKYIQDIIGGRPVLGYPSEKGGFRLRYGRSRNTGLATMGVHPATMALLDFLAVGTQLKIEYPGKGNCVVPVDSIEGPIVKLKNGDVVKIDKIKQAKELKNQVVEILFLGDMLVAFGEFLRNNQPLMPSGWCEEWWLGLLQKSDKFDSTDETLDLHRLEYDYIPATEAFKLSEEYDIPLHPKYTYCYNDATVNDLNSLIDVILENKSKYSPENGLTIDLDYRKRVLEIIGVPHTVKDGKITIDKDHSYALINTLSDNIPVKEHTLEALNEVSPIEIKNKAPAYIGTRVGRPEKSKERLMRPAPHGLFPIGNYGGSRRLVATAAKKGNVKVDLARRKCTQCKISSFQSICPHCGAPTEISPHSVKNINLSAMLKKASDNVKVRKVDEMKGVVGMISESKLPEPLEKGILRSKNEVFTFKDGTIRHDSTDLPLTHFIPKEIGVTVEKLLEMGYTKDCYGNPIENDEQIIELRVQDIVISNNCADYLVRTANFIDDELERYYGMERFYNVKDKSDLIGHLVAGLAPHTSAGVLGRIVGFTKALCCYAHPYFHSAKRRNCDSDEDAVMLLLDALINFSKSYLPNTRGGSMDAPLVLSSRIDPEEIDDESHNLDIFERFPVEFYEKTYEPLKPAEVLEYIDNVEMHLGTPQQYEGLMFSHHTSSIHAGPTVCLYKRLPSMREKVEAQIALAENIRAVDQRGVVEKVLSSHFLPDIMGNSRAFSKQKVRCTKCGSKYRRMPLTGKCKCGGNLILSVSKGSVTKYLEISQDLVNRYPVSHYLRQRLEIQEFGIHSLFESDKSKQSSLDVFF, encoded by the coding sequence ATGGAGATAAACATGGACTATTTTGATAGATTGGAAGCAGATACTAAAGCATTATATGAAATAGCTAATGAAGCAAGGTCTAAAGGATTAGATGTTGAAACAAAAAGTGAAGTTCCTTTAGCAAAGGATTTAGCTGAAAGAGTTGAAGGGCTTGTTGGTCCTGAAGGTGTTGCTAAACGTATTAAAGAATTAGAGCAGGATATAACCAGAGAAGAAGTGGCTTTTGAAATAGCTGCTGAAATAGCATCTGGAAAGTTTGAACTTACCAAAGAAAAGGCAAACTATAACGAAGAGCAAAGATGTGACCAGGGCCTCAGGACTGCACTAGCTATTCTTACAGAAGGAGTAGTAGCTGCTCCATTGGAAGGTATTTCCCAGGTAAAGATTAAAGAAAATTTTGATTCTACAAAATATATTGCAGTTTATTTTGCAGGACCTATCAGAAGTGCGGGAGGAACTGCTGCTGCATTGGCTGTTTTACTTGGAGACAAAATCAAAGAAGCTATAGGAATTGATGATTTTAAGCCTATTGATGATGAAATTGAACGTTATGTGGAAGAGGTAGAACTCTACGAATCAGAAGTTACCAACCTGCAATACTCCCCAACACCGGAAGAAGTAAGATTTGCAGCTAACCACATTCCAGTAGAAGTTACAGGAGAACAAACCGACCAGGTTGAAGTATCCCACAGGGATTTGGAACGTGTTGAAACCAACAATATCAGAGGAGGAGCTCTTTTGGCTATGGTTGAAGGAGTTATTCAGAAATCTAAAAAGATTTTAAAAATATCCAAAAAACTTAAATTAGATAGCTGGGGCTGGCTTTCCGAATATTCAAAACCAAAAAGTGATGATAAAAAATCTGATGATGACAGCACAGATTTAGTAACTGAACCGAAATATATTCAGGATATTATTGGCGGAAGGCCTGTTTTAGGCTATCCTTCCGAAAAAGGAGGATTCCGTTTAAGATATGGTCGTTCCAGAAACACCGGACTTGCAACTATGGGAGTTCATCCGGCAACAATGGCACTGCTTGATTTTTTAGCTGTTGGAACACAACTTAAAATCGAATACCCTGGAAAAGGTAACTGTGTTGTTCCAGTAGACTCCATAGAAGGACCTATTGTAAAGCTTAAAAATGGAGATGTTGTAAAGATAGATAAAATCAAACAGGCAAAAGAACTTAAAAATCAGGTTGTTGAAATCCTATTTTTAGGAGACATGCTTGTTGCATTTGGAGAATTTTTAAGAAACAACCAACCACTTATGCCTTCAGGATGGTGTGAGGAATGGTGGCTTGGCCTACTTCAAAAAAGCGACAAATTTGACAGCACAGATGAAACTTTAGATTTGCATCGCTTAGAATATGATTATATTCCTGCTACTGAAGCTTTCAAACTGTCTGAAGAATATGATATTCCACTACATCCGAAATACACTTACTGCTATAATGATGCAACAGTAAATGATTTAAACTCATTGATTGACGTAATTCTTGAAAATAAATCAAAATATTCTCCAGAAAACGGTCTTACTATTGATCTGGATTACAGAAAAAGAGTATTGGAAATTATAGGTGTTCCACATACCGTAAAAGATGGGAAAATAACAATAGATAAAGATCACAGCTATGCTTTAATAAATACATTATCAGACAATATTCCAGTTAAAGAACATACTCTGGAAGCTTTAAACGAAGTTTCACCAATTGAAATTAAAAATAAGGCACCAGCTTATATTGGTACTCGTGTAGGAAGACCTGAAAAATCTAAAGAAAGATTAATGAGACCTGCACCACATGGATTATTCCCAATCGGCAATTATGGTGGGAGCAGAAGATTAGTAGCTACTGCTGCTAAAAAAGGTAATGTTAAAGTAGATTTAGCTAGAAGAAAATGTACACAATGTAAAATCAGTTCCTTCCAATCTATCTGTCCGCATTGTGGAGCTCCAACAGAAATCAGCCCACATAGTGTAAAAAACATAAACCTTTCAGCTATGCTTAAAAAAGCATCAGACAATGTAAAAGTAAGGAAAGTTGATGAAATGAAAGGAGTAGTAGGTATGATTTCCGAATCCAAATTGCCAGAACCTCTTGAAAAAGGAATACTCAGGTCCAAAAATGAAGTATTTACTTTTAAAGATGGAACAATTCGTCACGATTCAACAGATTTACCTCTAACTCATTTCATACCAAAAGAAATTGGAGTTACTGTTGAAAAACTTCTTGAAATGGGTTATACTAAAGACTGTTACGGAAATCCAATTGAAAATGATGAGCAAATCATAGAACTTAGAGTACAGGACATTGTTATTTCCAATAACTGTGCAGACTACCTTGTCCGCACCGCCAATTTCATTGATGATGAACTTGAAAGATATTATGGAATGGAAAGATTCTACAATGTCAAAGATAAATCTGATTTAATTGGACATTTAGTAGCCGGTCTTGCTCCCCACACATCTGCAGGAGTATTAGGCAGGATTGTTGGATTTACAAAGGCATTATGCTGTTATGCCCATCCTTATTTCCACTCTGCAAAACGTAGAAATTGTGATAGTGATGAAGATGCAGTAATGCTGCTTTTAGATGCATTAATCAACTTCTCAAAATCATACCTGCCAAATACAAGGGGAGGAAGTATGGATGCTCCTTTAGTTTTATCTTCAAGAATTGACCCTGAAGAGATAGATGATGAATCTCACAACTTAGATATATTTGAAAGATTCCCTGTTGAGTTTTATGAAAAAACTTATGAACCTTTAAAACCTGCTGAAGTTTTAGAATACATTGATAATGTGGAAATGCATTTGGGAACCCCACAGCAATACGAAGGATTGATGTTTTCCCACCATACCTCAAGTATTCATGCTGGACCTACAGTATGTCTTTATAAAAGGCTTCCTTCAATGAGGGAAAAAGTAGAAGCTCAAATTGCACTAGCTGAAAATATCAGAGCTGTAGATCAAAGGGGAGTTGTGGAAAAAGTTTTATCTTCCCACTTTTTACCGGATATTATGGGAAATTCAAGGGCGTTTTCCAAACAAAAAGTAAGATGTACAAAATGCGGATCAAAATATAGAAGAATGCCCCTTACCGGAAAATGCAAATGCGGTGGAAATTTAATACTTTCAGTTTCTAAAGGTTCAGTAACTAAATATCTTGAGATATCACAGGATTTGGTAAATAGATACCCCGTGTCTCATTATTTAAGACAGCGTTTAGAAATTCAGGAGTTTGGAATTCATTCGCTTTTTGAAAGTGACAAATCCAAACAAAGTTCTTTAGATGTTTTCTTCTAA
- the nrdD gene encoding anaerobic ribonucleoside-triphosphate reductase has protein sequence MVTYMEKTSEIMKELANSKKINVEKNNGIKERFSYEKLLKSLVMVETPFFESDKIVAQVVSSLYDGIKTKEIKKIVYECLEDIDGEIANKYLASTQLKVRTSRDTIEAFDLSKIANTLIEETGASQETAFEIATEVWKELKKLNVEYLTAPMIREMVNTKLVEYGLEDLRSRYTRLGIPVYNITSLIENGNRDNANMIHNPESIHKHVADEALKQYALLQMLPSHLADAHMSGDIHIHDLEFFAGRPLNCMQHDIRTFIKYGLKVDGTGDHTSVAGAPNHMETLMNHTGEIMLASQQNMSGGQAMSLWNVFVAPFARGRTYEEIKQSVQMLIYNLNMAYAARGSQVPFTSMVLEFGVPKFLQDVTAYGPKGQVVGTYGDFEEETRLIQKAFTETLLAGDQEGKPHLFPNTIYTLREETLKGDYEEDLHLVHELSAKYGSSYFINMLPDYRGKMANYMGCRTCLQDNWTGDWEQDCLRTGNLAYVTLNLPRIGYQSKDESQVFEYLDEYMDLAAETLMLRREQGLKCLNDFHILPFLKQKVGEDSYYRIQNSTLSFGFVGLNEMLLSLFGKGIEDKDANKFGVKCIEYLNERADKLKEETGLRWSVLQTPAESTAYRFATLDKEQFGDQAIVQGDGSANYYTNSSHVPVNTDVSLIDKIKIEEQYHSLTPGGHIFHAFMGESYSDPDSLMSLTNKIAKKSDIGFWAYSSALSFCLNCKTLMKGLNNKCPTCGESEDVEWYDRITGYVQQVGRAKSSSGGWNPGKRQELIDRRRFEDE, from the coding sequence ATGGTGACATATATGGAAAAGACTTCCGAAATAATGAAAGAACTTGCTAACTCCAAGAAAATCAACGTTGAAAAAAACAACGGTATTAAAGAAAGATTTAGCTATGAAAAATTATTAAAATCCTTAGTAATGGTTGAAACTCCTTTCTTTGAATCTGATAAAATTGTAGCTCAGGTTGTTTCTTCACTTTATGATGGCATTAAAACCAAAGAAATTAAAAAAATCGTATATGAATGTTTAGAAGATATTGATGGTGAAATAGCTAACAAATACTTAGCCAGTACCCAATTAAAAGTACGTACTTCCAGAGATACCATTGAAGCATTTGATTTATCCAAAATCGCAAATACTTTAATTGAAGAAACAGGTGCATCCCAAGAAACCGCATTTGAAATAGCTACTGAAGTCTGGAAAGAGCTTAAAAAATTAAATGTGGAATACTTAACCGCGCCAATGATTAGGGAAATGGTAAACACCAAACTTGTAGAATATGGATTAGAAGACTTAAGAAGCCGTTACACTCGTTTAGGTATCCCTGTATACAACATCACTTCATTAATTGAAAACGGTAACAGGGACAATGCAAATATGATTCACAACCCTGAAAGTATCCACAAACATGTAGCTGATGAAGCATTAAAACAATATGCTCTTTTACAAATGCTTCCGTCACATTTAGCTGATGCACATATGTCCGGAGATATCCATATTCACGATTTAGAATTCTTTGCAGGAAGACCTCTAAACTGTATGCAGCACGATATAAGAACTTTCATCAAATACGGACTTAAAGTAGACGGAACCGGAGATCATACATCTGTTGCAGGTGCTCCAAACCACATGGAAACCTTAATGAACCATACTGGAGAAATTATGCTTGCATCACAACAAAACATGTCCGGAGGACAAGCTATGTCCTTATGGAACGTATTTGTAGCACCATTTGCAAGAGGCAGAACCTATGAAGAAATCAAACAATCTGTCCAAATGCTTATTTATAATTTAAATATGGCTTATGCAGCTAGAGGTTCCCAGGTACCGTTTACAAGTATGGTTTTAGAATTCGGAGTTCCAAAGTTCTTACAGGATGTAACTGCATACGGTCCGAAAGGTCAAGTCGTCGGAACCTATGGTGATTTTGAAGAAGAAACCAGATTAATCCAAAAAGCATTTACTGAAACATTACTTGCCGGTGACCAAGAAGGAAAACCTCATCTTTTCCCAAATACTATTTACACACTCCGTGAAGAAACATTAAAAGGAGATTATGAAGAAGACTTACATTTAGTCCATGAATTATCTGCAAAATACGGATCATCATATTTCATCAATATGTTGCCGGATTACAGGGGCAAAATGGCAAATTATATGGGATGTAGAACCTGTTTACAAGATAACTGGACTGGTGACTGGGAACAAGACTGTTTAAGAACAGGTAACCTTGCATATGTAACTTTAAACCTTCCAAGGATAGGATACCAATCTAAAGACGAATCTCAAGTATTCGAGTATTTGGATGAATACATGGATTTAGCTGCAGAAACATTAATGCTTAGAAGAGAACAAGGATTAAAATGTTTAAATGACTTCCATATATTACCATTCCTTAAACAAAAAGTTGGAGAAGACAGCTATTACAGAATCCAAAATTCAACATTATCTTTTGGTTTTGTTGGTCTTAACGAAATGTTATTATCCTTATTTGGAAAAGGTATCGAAGATAAAGACGCAAACAAATTTGGTGTCAAATGTATTGAATACTTAAATGAAAGAGCTGACAAATTAAAAGAGGAAACTGGTCTTAGATGGTCTGTTCTCCAAACTCCTGCAGAATCCACCGCATACAGATTTGCAACTCTTGATAAAGAGCAATTCGGAGATCAAGCTATCGTACAAGGTGACGGAAGTGCTAATTACTACACCAACTCATCACATGTTCCAGTAAACACAGATGTCTCCCTTATTGACAAAATAAAAATCGAAGAACAATACCACAGTTTAACTCCTGGTGGACATATCTTCCATGCATTTATGGGAGAATCCTACTCCGATCCAGATTCATTAATGAGTTTAACTAACAAAATAGCTAAAAAATCAGATATTGGTTTCTGGGCTTACAGTTCTGCATTAAGTTTCTGTCTTAATTGTAAAACTTTAATGAAAGGTTTAAACAACAAATGTCCAACCTGTGGAGAAAGTGAAGATGTTGAATGGTATGACAGAATTACCGGATACGTACAACAAGTAGGACGTGCAAAATCATCATCAGGTGGTTGGAACCC
- the lysS gene encoding lysine--tRNA ligase yields MKHWIENIAEELSKRDTDKHVIASGTSISGSIHIGNSCDVFIANAIGKKLRELGKEAQTIWIADDHDPLRKVPYPLPENYDKYLGMPYSTIPCPDGCCDNFVEHFEKPFLGVMDAYGIEIEHKSGFEMYKSGVYNDYIRTALENVDRIKEIFNQYRREPLADDWLPYNPICEECGRVNTTYAYDFDGDIIKYRCDCGHEGEMNIKSGNGKLTWRVEWAARWKIFNVTCEPFGKDHAASGGSYDVSSIISKEIFDYEAPYPVPYEWITLDGEAMSKSHGVFFSPEQWLAIGPAESLNYYLFRSKPMKAKDFSPKMSFLDFMDQFDKVEKVFYNEEEAPSEKEGKKFKKIYEIAQINEGSPLPFRPPYRFLVNAYQIAGNNLEKIFTILKNNSQLTKSFKNKEFCDLNETELKQFQERVDNVVNWLDTYAPKFVKFQVQEKSVPKLPLTDEQTEFLGKLADLMESKEFNKAEDLHDAMYEILEGQGLKPQKGFQAIYKMILGQKQGPRAASFLLSLDKDFVVKRLRQEA; encoded by the coding sequence ATGAAACATTGGATTGAAAATATAGCTGAGGAATTAAGTAAAAGAGATACTGATAAACATGTAATTGCAAGTGGAACCTCAATATCAGGTTCTATCCATATTGGAAACTCCTGTGATGTATTTATAGCTAATGCAATCGGAAAAAAATTACGTGAATTGGGAAAAGAAGCTCAAACTATTTGGATTGCTGATGACCATGACCCACTTAGAAAAGTTCCATACCCATTACCTGAAAATTACGATAAATATCTTGGAATGCCTTACTCAACAATTCCATGTCCTGACGGCTGTTGTGATAACTTTGTAGAACACTTTGAAAAACCATTTTTAGGAGTTATGGATGCATACGGTATTGAAATAGAACATAAATCCGGATTTGAAATGTATAAAAGCGGAGTCTACAATGACTACATAAGAACAGCTCTGGAAAATGTAGACAGAATCAAGGAAATATTCAATCAATACAGAAGAGAACCTCTAGCAGATGACTGGTTACCATACAATCCAATTTGTGAAGAATGTGGAAGGGTAAATACCACTTATGCATATGATTTTGATGGAGACATCATCAAATACAGATGTGACTGCGGTCATGAAGGTGAAATGAACATTAAATCCGGAAATGGTAAACTTACATGGAGAGTGGAATGGGCTGCAAGATGGAAAATATTTAACGTTACCTGCGAACCATTCGGAAAAGACCATGCAGCAAGTGGAGGATCATATGATGTAAGTAGCATTATTTCAAAAGAAATATTTGACTACGAAGCACCATACCCAGTTCCTTATGAATGGATTACTTTAGACGGAGAAGCTATGAGTAAATCTCATGGAGTATTTTTCAGCCCGGAACAATGGTTAGCTATCGGTCCTGCTGAAAGTCTTAACTACTACTTATTCAGAAGCAAACCTATGAAAGCTAAAGATTTCTCACCTAAAATGTCATTTTTAGACTTCATGGATCAATTTGACAAAGTAGAAAAAGTATTCTACAATGAAGAAGAAGCACCATCTGAAAAAGAAGGTAAAAAATTCAAAAAAATCTATGAAATAGCTCAAATAAATGAAGGCAGTCCTCTACCATTCAGACCGCCTTACAGATTCTTAGTTAATGCTTACCAAATAGCTGGAAACAATTTAGAAAAAATATTTACAATTCTTAAAAACAATTCCCAATTAACTAAAAGCTTTAAAAACAAAGAATTCTGTGATTTGAATGAAACAGAATTAAAACAATTCCAGGAACGTGTTGACAATGTTGTTAACTGGTTAGATACTTATGCCCCTAAATTTGTAAAATTCCAAGTTCAGGAAAAAAGTGTTCCAAAATTACCATTAACTGACGAACAGACAGAATTCTTAGGCAAATTAGCTGATTTAATGGAATCAAAAGAATTTAACAAAGCTGAAGATTTACACGATGCAATGTACGAAATTCTTGAAGGTCAAGGATTAAAACCTCAAAAAGGATTCCAAGCTATTTATAAAATGATTTTAGGTCAAAAACAAGGGCCAAGAGCAGCATCATTCTTATTATCTCTTGACAAAGACTTTGTTGTTAAAAGATTAAGACAGGAAGCTTAA
- a CDS encoding coiled-coil domain-containing protein, producing MSEENVTEFESQLKEKDQKLDNQSSELNYLTNEIIPNLKKENAELKKIKNELTEALENTTRKYYDQLDINADLSEKLTKIGAEDAINKVRAEKLESEIEDIKKDAEAKVADFKAKLDDVDADKVDKIKAENQDLHSKLTEKTSELDKLKDLVPDLKSEIDSLRKQVIEMGNYKDEVDAKVKSEMNKLNEEIKSLTAELKGKQSSYDKLHNDSQKTIDDLKGQVSKLKKTLEKQANRGFLDRLSNKKVSLDDD from the coding sequence GTGTCTGAAGAAAACGTAACTGAATTTGAAAGCCAATTGAAAGAAAAAGATCAAAAATTAGATAACCAGTCTAGTGAACTTAATTATTTAACTAATGAAATTATTCCTAATCTTAAAAAAGAAAATGCAGAGTTAAAGAAAATTAAAAATGAATTAACTGAAGCATTAGAAAACACTACTAGGAAATATTATGATCAATTAGATATTAATGCAGATTTAAGCGAAAAATTAACAAAAATTGGTGCTGAAGATGCAATTAATAAAGTAAGGGCTGAAAAGCTTGAATCTGAAATTGAAGATATTAAAAAAGATGCAGAAGCTAAAGTAGCTGATTTCAAAGCTAAACTTGATGATGTTGATGCAGATAAAGTTGATAAAATAAAAGCCGAAAATCAAGATTTACATTCAAAATTAACTGAAAAAACTTCTGAATTAGATAAACTTAAAGATTTAGTTCCTGATCTTAAATCTGAAATTGACAGTTTAAGAAAACAAGTTATTGAAATGGGAAATTATAAAGATGAAGTTGACGCTAAAGTTAAAAGTGAAATGAACAAGCTTAATGAAGAAATTAAATCACTCACTGCAGAACTTAAAGGTAAACAAAGCAGTTACGACAAATTACATAATGATTCACAAAAAACTATTGATGATTTAAAAGGACAAGTTTCTAAACTTAAAAAAACTTTAGAAAAACAAGCTAATAGAGGATTTTTAGACAGACTTTCCAACAAAAAAGTCTCACTTGATGATGATTAA
- a CDS encoding carbohydrate kinase family protein, producing the protein MAKNRDLLSIGHSALDYIIRVPEFPKANFSAPINDMKTFNGGAAANVALVGAKLGLKTSLVSAVGGDFKKSNYYEIMESLDVNTDSLIIVPGETSPTAFVLTDENDDQISYFYWGAAKEFASSKVPTQAISNAEAVHLATGDPHFNWKCSEEAKKQDLLVSFDPGQDLGMYDTDKLRDVITNTTILFGNHHEIRRILESLEVDLDGLREIGPKIIVKTCGANGSEIYSNNEKIKIDAIVREAVDPTGAGDSYRAGFLSRFLNGESLEQSAKFASSVSSFIVEEQGCQTNMPTFDDAFDRMSEFY; encoded by the coding sequence ATGGCAAAAAACAGAGATTTACTATCTATCGGACATTCTGCACTTGATTATATCATTAGAGTACCAGAGTTTCCTAAAGCTAATTTCTCAGCACCAATAAACGATATGAAGACATTTAATGGTGGTGCTGCAGCTAATGTTGCACTTGTTGGAGCAAAACTAGGTTTAAAAACATCATTAGTTTCAGCAGTAGGTGGGGACTTTAAAAAATCCAATTATTATGAAATAATGGAAAGTTTAGATGTAAATACTGATTCATTAATCATAGTTCCTGGAGAAACAAGTCCTACAGCATTTGTTTTAACTGATGAAAATGATGACCAGATTAGCTATTTCTACTGGGGAGCTGCTAAAGAATTTGCATCAAGTAAAGTGCCTACACAAGCAATATCCAATGCAGAGGCTGTTCATTTAGCTACTGGTGATCCTCACTTTAACTGGAAATGTAGTGAAGAAGCAAAAAAACAGGATTTACTTGTTTCTTTTGACCCTGGTCAGGATCTTGGAATGTACGATACAGACAAATTAAGAGACGTTATTACAAATACTACCATCCTTTTTGGAAACCATCATGAAATTAGAAGAATACTGGAATCATTAGAAGTGGATTTAGACGGATTAAGGGAAATCGGTCCTAAAATTATTGTAAAAACCTGCGGAGCTAATGGGAGTGAAATCTATTCAAACAATGAAAAAATCAAAATTGATGCTATTGTTCGTGAAGCTGTGGATCCTACTGGAGCAGGAGACTCCTACAGGGCAGGATTTTTATCAAGATTCTTAAACGGAGAATCACTTGAACAATCTGCTAAATTTGCATCATCAGTATCCTCTTTTATTGTAGAAGAACAAGGATGTCAAACTAACATGCCTACTTTCGATGATGCCTTTGATAGAATGAGTGAATTTTATTAA
- the thiC gene encoding phosphomethylpyrimidine synthase, with translation MTQIMDAKKGILTDEMKQVAAKENVSEEFILKSVANGTIVIPSNVNRDIEASGIGAGLRTKVNATVGTSTDIVDFDEEVLKAQIAIDNGADCLMELSIGGDLDVIRRRVLDMSPLPVGSVPVYQAAIERIRKDGSVVYMEEEDLFKTIEKQAKDGIDFMAVHSSINIETLTRLKRQGRVTGLVSRGGSFMSGWIVENEKENPLYSNFDYVLEIAKEHDVVLSLANGMRAGSIADSTDRAQIQELIILGELIDRSRESGVQCMIEGPGHIPINEIPTNVMIQKKMCSNAPFYMLGPIVCDVAPGYDHIVSAIGAASSAKAGADFICYVTPAEHLALPNPDDVKEGVIATKIGAYAGDLATGAVDGSQDLAMAEARKKLDWEAQYSCAMFPEAARAKRDQRPPEEEDTCTMCGNYCAVKIVNEWLDQSDSDLIK, from the coding sequence ATGACACAGATAATGGATGCAAAAAAAGGTATTTTAACTGATGAAATGAAACAGGTAGCTGCAAAGGAAAATGTTTCTGAAGAATTCATTTTAAAATCAGTAGCTAACGGAACAATAGTAATTCCATCTAATGTAAACAGAGATATTGAAGCTTCAGGTATTGGTGCAGGACTTAGAACAAAAGTAAATGCAACTGTTGGAACCTCAACAGATATTGTTGACTTTGATGAAGAAGTACTAAAAGCACAAATTGCAATTGATAATGGTGCAGACTGTTTAATGGAATTAAGTATTGGTGGAGATTTAGATGTAATTAGAAGAAGAGTTCTTGATATGTCTCCATTACCAGTAGGTTCAGTACCAGTTTATCAGGCAGCTATTGAAAGAATTAGAAAGGACGGCTCCGTAGTTTACATGGAAGAAGAAGATTTATTCAAAACCATTGAAAAACAAGCAAAAGATGGTATTGACTTCATGGCTGTTCACAGTAGTATCAACATTGAAACTTTAACCAGACTCAAAAGACAGGGTCGTGTAACCGGACTTGTATCCCGTGGAGGATCATTTATGTCCGGATGGATTGTTGAAAACGAAAAAGAAAATCCGTTATACTCAAACTTTGACTATGTTTTAGAGATTGCTAAGGAACATGATGTTGTTCTTTCACTTGCAAACGGTATGAGAGCAGGGTCAATTGCCGATTCAACAGACAGGGCTCAAATCCAAGAATTGATCATTTTAGGAGAACTAATCGACAGATCCCGTGAATCTGGAGTGCAATGTATGATTGAAGGACCTGGACACATTCCAATTAACGAAATCCCAACAAATGTTATGATTCAAAAGAAAATGTGTTCTAACGCTCCTTTCTATATGCTCGGACCTATTGTATGTGATGTGGCACCAGGTTACGACCACATCGTATCTGCAATTGGTGCTGCATCTTCTGCAAAAGCAGGAGCAGATTTCATCTGTTATGTAACTCCTGCAGAACACCTTGCTCTTCCAAACCCTGATGATGTAAAAGAAGGAGTAATTGCAACAAAAATTGGAGCTTATGCAGGTGACTTGGCAACTGGTGCAGTCGACGGTTCACAGGATTTAGCTATGGCTGAAGCTCGTAAAAAACTTGACTGGGAAGCACAATACTCATGCGCAATGTTCCCTGAAGCTGCACGTGCAAAAAGAGACCAAAGACCTCCTGAAGAAGAAGACACATGTACCATGTGTGGAAATTATTGTGCAGTAAAAATCGTAAACGAATGGTTGGACCAGTCCGATTCCGACTTAATTAAATAG
- a CDS encoding nucleoside deaminase, whose protein sequence is MYDDTYFINEALKEAKKSLAEGGIPIGAVLVKDGKIISRGHNRLIQNDSVILHAEIDTIENAGRLNHEDYLQSVLYTTLSPCPMCSGAILLYNIPKVIIGENTTLMGAECLLEKNGVEVVVLNNLECKKLFEKYVEENPESWNNELSKVGNSTDVCDF, encoded by the coding sequence ATGTATGATGACACTTATTTTATAAATGAAGCTTTAAAGGAAGCTAAAAAATCTTTAGCTGAAGGAGGCATTCCAATTGGTGCAGTTCTGGTTAAAGATGGAAAAATTATTTCTCGTGGCCATAATAGGCTAATTCAAAATGATTCTGTAATTTTACATGCAGAAATAGATACTATTGAAAATGCAGGCCGTTTAAATCATGAAGATTATCTTCAGTCTGTATTATACACAACTCTTTCTCCCTGCCCTATGTGTTCTGGAGCCATATTATTATATAATATTCCAAAGGTTATCATTGGTGAAAATACAACTTTGATGGGTGCAGAATGTTTGCTTGAAAAAAATGGTGTAGAAGTAGTAGTTTTAAATAATTTGGAATGTAAAAAATTGTTTGAAAAATATGTGGAAGAAAACCCTGAATCTTGGAATAATGAATTATCCAAAGTAGGGAATTCTACTGATGTTTGTGATTTTTAA